One Brassica oleracea var. oleracea cultivar TO1000 chromosome C7, BOL, whole genome shotgun sequence genomic window carries:
- the LOC106302836 gene encoding glutathione S-transferase T3-like produces MDPFSLNSTGFVNLLASQSSPPIDIDSAEPGVNSPRLVKPAERRKWSTKEDLVLISAWLNTSKDPIVSNEQKLGSFWKRIEGYFNSSPQLIGSAPREWGQCMQRWGRVNEQVCKFVGCHKAALKEQASGHSENDVMKAAHDIFFNDYKVKFTLEHCWRELRFDQKWRSHAISKEKRKEANAEVVP; encoded by the coding sequence ATGGACCCTTTTTCCCTTAACTCTACCGGGTTTGTTAACCTGTTAGCTTCGCAGAGCAGTCCACCAATAGATATAGACTCTGCTGAGCCAGGTGTTAACTCTCCCAGATTAGTTAAGCCTGCGGAAAGGAGAAAGTGGTCAACCAAAGAAGACCTTGTGTTGATCAGTGCTTGGTTGAACACCAGCAAGGATCCCATAGTCAGTAATGAACAGAAGTTGGGCTCGTTTTGGAAGCGAATAGAGGGGTATTTCAATTCGAGTCCTCAGCTCATTGGCTCTGCTCCTAGGGAGTGGGGTCAATGTATGCAGAGGTGGGGAAGAGTAAATGAGCAGGTTTGTAAATTTGTGGGATGCCATAAAGCGGCGTTGAAGGAGCAGGCGAGTGGCCACAGTGAGAATGATGTCATGAAGGCGGCGCATGACATCTTCTTCAATGACTACAAAGTCAAGTTCACACTTGAACACTGCTGGAGGGAACTGAGGTTCGATCAGAAATGGAGATCACACGCTATCTCGAAGGAGAAAAGGAAGGAAGCTAATGCGGAGGTGGTGCCTTAG
- the LOC106304572 gene encoding uncharacterized protein LOC106304572 isoform X1 produces MATKSEALPWRLPFFSGVTSALLLRRKLSLSRCVLRRKLSLSRRRKAVKMVVLSLMHHICMASKYWIPMTQGGYLSLFLLQILLSKETCTEQFHILNHSITSGHTSISNNFPANQLFYQSHLVETARSACRTTKYAISFWWASYGIPKSLPFALLSLSFNV; encoded by the exons ATGGCGACAAAGAGTGAAGCTCTTCCCTGGCGACTGCCCTTCTTCTCTGGCGTAACTAGTGCTCTTCTTCTTCGGCGTAAGCTCTCCCTCTCACGGTGTGTGCTCCGGCGTAAGCTCTCCCTCTCACGACGGCGTAAAGCGGTAAAG ATGGTAGTTCTGTCTTTGATGCATCACATTTGTATGGCCAGCAAATACTGGATTCCAATGACACAAGGTGGATATCTCAGCCTTTTTCTACTCCAGATCTTATTGAGCAAAGAAACCTGCACAGAGCAATTTCATATCCTGAACCACAGCATCACCAGCGGCCACACCAGCATCAGCAACAATTTTCCAGCGAACCAATTATTCTACCAAAGTCATCTGGTGGAGACCGCAAGATCAGCATGTAGGACAACCAAATACGCAATATCATTCTGGTGGGCTTCATATGGGATCCCCAAATCTCTCCCCTTTGCGTTGTTGTCTTTATCTTTCAATGTTTAG
- the LOC106304572 gene encoding uncharacterized protein LOC106304572 isoform X2, with translation MATKSEALPWRLPFFSGVTSALLLRRKLSLSRCVLRRKLSLSRRRKAVKQILDSNDTRWISQPFSTPDLIEQRNLHRAISYPEPQHHQRPHQHQQQFSSEPIILPKSSGGDRKISM, from the exons ATGGCGACAAAGAGTGAAGCTCTTCCCTGGCGACTGCCCTTCTTCTCTGGCGTAACTAGTGCTCTTCTTCTTCGGCGTAAGCTCTCCCTCTCACGGTGTGTGCTCCGGCGTAAGCTCTCCCTCTCACGACGGCGTAAAGCGGTAAAG CAAATACTGGATTCCAATGACACAAGGTGGATATCTCAGCCTTTTTCTACTCCAGATCTTATTGAGCAAAGAAACCTGCACAGAGCAATTTCATATCCTGAACCACAGCATCACCAGCGGCCACACCAGCATCAGCAACAATTTTCCAGCGAACCAATTATTCTACCAAAGTCATCTGGTGGAGACCGCAAGATCAGCATGTAG
- the LOC106304892 gene encoding uncharacterized protein LOC106304892 — protein sequence MVCFPSRTHLSLPSKSIFVPSHSLIRRQNAPHHRRSFSKLSGSGGILHNSQREVAEEPTSPQVTCAGQIKVRPSKRSGGGKNWQSLIGEIEKIHRSKSESKFLGIKKDVMGFLTCLRDLDFRCFGAFPPVDAVSHDEEDEDEASGSVFSKWSKVLHEKEKAFTDVETAVPPPNALLLMRCRSARANNECESTEKDRGEDEKETVMKKKDLRSLMEKEKNVNMVVRNYDTNCYKLSPDISKETWVVGGTQDLLFRSQSWKR from the coding sequence ATGGTTTGTTTCCCTTCAAGAACACACTTGTCTTTACCTTCTAAATCCATTTTTGTCCCTTCTCATTCCCTTATCCGCCGCCAAAATGCTCCTCACCACCGCCGCAGCTTCAGTAAGCTCTCAGGAAGCGGCGGCATCCTGCATAATAGTCAAAGAGAGGTAGCAGAAGAACCAACGTCGCCGCAAGTCACGTGTGCCGGTCAGATCAAAGTGCGGCCTAGTAAACGCAGTGGTGGAGGCAAGAATTGGCAGTCGTTGATAGGGGAGATAGAGAAGATACATAGAAGCAAGTCGGAGAGTAAGTTTTTGGGGATTAAGAAGGATGTCATGGGGTTCTTGACGTGTCTCCGTGATCTTGATTTTCGGTGTTTCGGTGCGTTTCCTCCGGTAGATGCAGTCTCCCACGACGAGGAAGATGAAGACGAAGCTTCGGGGAGTGTTTTCTCAAAATGGTCTAAGGTTCTACACGAAAAGGAAAAAGCGTTTACAGACGTGGAAACTGCGGTTCCGCCGCCAAACGCGTTGTTGCTGATGCGGTGCAGATCTGCGCGGGCTAACAATGAATGTGAAAGCACTGAAAAAGATAGAGGAGAAGACGAGAAGGAGACAGTGATGAAGAAGAAGGATCTGAGATCATTGATGGAGAAAGAGAAAAATGTAAATATGGTGGTGAGGAATTACGACACAAACTGTTACAAACTCTCTCCAGACATCTCCAAGGAAACATGGGTCGTAGGTGGAACTCAAGATCTTCTGTTCCGAAGCCAAAGCTGGAAGAGATAA
- the LOC106304409 gene encoding F-box protein At1g22220-like, whose product MDVFDGLPDAIVVDILNKVGDVKTLHRCSSVSKRFNSLVPQSESLFVRLDQDVTTESRPDSPVSNIFQSLVKSFQGFLSLFSKPAKPIRFTNLSPNIPSKILSRFDRIKNLEVELPGGDVSLEKGAAVKWKAEFGKTLQTCVVVAFRSASTVSSSSPYGESDAIGLKTRVVWTINALMAASSRHFLMSEVVKEHKEMESLVMHDVGGEGTVVMRADGLREFQKTEEARGGEADERLMKNRRSVVPNVRMGMRHAPSLELKSGIYLESATLVIVRPSDKYSDFGDDELATEAFAGNCMYGEAVVALLKREKINLEINSF is encoded by the coding sequence ATGGACGTTTTTGATGGACTTCCAGATGCGATCGTCGTCGATATCTTGAACAAAGTCGGTGACGTCAAAACCTTACATCGTTGCAGTTCTGTCTCCAAGAGATTCAACTCGCTTGTACCTCAGTCCGAGTCACTCTTCGTCCGACTCGACCAGGACGTTACCACCGAGTCACGACCCGATTCTCCCGTCAGCAACATTTTCCAATCATTAGTCAAGTCCTTCCAAGGTTTCCTCTCTTTATTTTCTAAACCGGCTAAACCGATCCGGTTCACGAATCTTTCACCGAATATTCCTTCCAAGATTCTATCTCGGTTTGACCGGATCAAGAATCTTGAGGTCGAGCTTCCCGGCGGCGATGTAAGCCTTGAGAAAGGCGCCGCCGTTAAGTGGAAAGCAGAGTTCGGTAAAACTCTTCAAACCTGCGTTGTCGTCGCGTTCCGCTCCGCCTCCACCGTGTCCTCTTCTTCTCCGTACGGCGAGTCAGACGCCATTGGACTGAAAACGCGCGTGGTGTGGACGATAAACGCCTTGATGGCCGCGTCGAGTCGTCATTTTTTGATGAGCGAAGTCGTGAAGGAGCATAAAGAGATGGAGAGTTTGGTGATGCATGACGTAGGAGGAGAAGGGACGGTGGTGATGAGAGCGGATGGGCTGAGAGAGTTTCAAAAGACGGAGGAGGCGCGTGGGGGAGAAGCGGACGAACGCCTGATGAAAAACCGGAGGAGTGTAGTCCCGAACGTGAGGATGGGCATGAGGCACGCGCCTTCGCTTGAGCTCAAGAGCGGGATCTATTTAGAATCTGCGACGCTCGTGATCGTAAGGCCGAGCGATAAATATTCCGACTTCGGAGATGATGAGTTGGCGACGGAGGCTTTCGCCGGGAACTGTATGTACGGTGAAGCGGTGGTCGCTTTGTTAAAACGTGAGAAGATTAATTTAGAAATTAATTCATTTTAA